Proteins found in one Miscanthus floridulus cultivar M001 chromosome 4, ASM1932011v1, whole genome shotgun sequence genomic segment:
- the LOC136547956 gene encoding basic leucine zipper 19-like — protein sequence MDDGDLDFSNPDTYLCPALGTDPPSSCSMDSYFDEILKDTEHHACTHTHTCNPPVHDLSHTHTCVHVHTKVVAASPGDGAETAESPSENNTTTGNSNAASKKRPSGNRAAVRKYREKKKAHTASLEEELVHLRALNQQLMKKLQSHAALEAEVARLRCLLVDIRGRIEGEIGAFPYQRPAAAVKNIDLVSSVDQGSFLGGAAAQVTNACDFRCNDQMYCNPGMQGAISGQVLGQGACDVASIQCIGSNKSGSTKLPRLW from the coding sequence ATGGACGACGGGGACCTGGATTTCTCCAACCCGGACACGTACCTGTGCCCGGCGCTCGGCACCGACCCGCCCAGCAGCTGCTCCATGGACAGCTACTTCGACGAGATCCTCAAGGACACGGAGCACCACGCCTGCACGCACACCCACACCTGCAACCCGCCCGTGCACGACCTCTCGCACACCCACACCTGCGTCCACGTCCACACCAAGGTCGTCGCCGCCTCGCCCGGCGACGGCGCGGAGACCGCCGAGTCGCCGTCTGAGAACAATACCACCACCGGCAACAGCAACGCCGCCTCCAAGAAGCGCCCCTCGGGGAACCGCGCCGCCGTCAGGAAGTAccgggagaagaagaaggcccACACTGCGTCGCTCGAGGAGGAGCTGGTCCACCTCCGGGCGCTGAACCAGCAGCTCATGAAGAAGCTCCAGAGCCACGCTGCGCTCGAGGCCGAGGTGGCCAGGCTTCGCTGCCTGCTCGTCGACATCAGGGGTAGGATCGAGGGGGAGATTGGCGCGTTTCCCTATcagaggccggcggcggcggtcaAGAACATCGATCTCGTGTCTAGTGTTGACCAGGGAAGCTTCCTCGGTGGTGCTGCGGCCCAGGTTACCAACGCCTGTGATTTCAGATGCAATGATCAGATGTATTGCAACCCTGGGATGCAGGGCGCTATCAGTGGTCAGGTGTTGGGACAAGGCGCCTGTGATGTCGCGAGTATCCAATGCATTGGAAGCAACAAGTCTGGATCCACTAAGCTTCCTCGTTTATGGTAA
- the LOC136550842 gene encoding uncharacterized protein codes for MGAASPPPHELVDDVISEILLRLPPDKPQWLFRAALVCKPWLRPLSDPAFLRRYRDFHGAPPLLGLIDGERAIDTGQGPRFVPTTAVPALPIPEPDSPFAFPWPFDCRHGRVLIRDLENMGEDFHVCDPVTGDRHCVPQPEFEIHWKGYNATAVLCAAAGCHHLDCRGGPFCVVIMFTDDHSETTMSAAMYSSELGKWRAPVSLDTAPDPEHHRGYVVYHRGPLIGDEIYFALPQAATIVKYDSANNFLAVVNPRPPTMDGDFVLMVMEDGSLGFAAIEDSRLHLWSIRVSSEGTAEWVRCRVIVLEKMIPMAYASVEEKMIMAYASVSGFAEGVGVIFISTCVGLFMMELKSERVRKVDTSVLLLPHFLSYMSFYTPDRLLGEPADL; via the exons ATGGGGgcagcgtcgccgccgccgcatgAGCTGGTCGACGACGTCATCTCCGAGATCCTGCTCCGTCTCCCGCCGGACAAGCCCCAGTGGCTCTTCCGCGCCGCCCTCGTCTGTAAGCCATGGCTCCGCCCCCTCTCCGACCCCGCCTTCCTCCGCCGGTACCGCGACTTCCACGGAGCCCCTCCTCTCCTCGGCCTCATCGACGGAGAGAGAGCAATCGACACAGGCCAGGGTCCCCGCTTCGTCCCCACCACAGCAGTGCCCGCCTTGCCCATCCCGGAGCCCGACTCACCCTTTGCGTTTCCCTGGCCCTTCGACTGCCGCCACGGCCGCGTCCTGATCCGCGATCTTGAGAACATGGGTGAGGATTTCCATGTCTGTGACCCAGTTACGGGTGACCGCCATTGCGTACCCCAGCCGGAATTCGAAATCCATTGGAAGGGGTACAACGCCACCGCCGTGCTCTGCGCTGCCGCTGGCTGCCATCACCTCGACTGCCGCGGCGGCCCCTTCTGTGTGGTCATCATGTTCACCGACGACCACTCGGAAACTACCATGTCGGCGGCCATGTACTCATCGGAGTTAGGCAAGTGGAGGGCACCAGTGTCACTCGACACTGCTCCTGATCCGGAGCACCACCGTGGTTATGTGGTGTACCACCGTGGTCCCCTCATTGGAGACGAAATCTACTTCGCACTTCCACAGGCTGCTACAATTGTCAAGTATGACTCGGCCAATAATTTCTTAGCTGTGGTTAACCCCAGGCCACCGACAATGGACGGCGACTTCGTGCTTATGGTGATGGAGGATGGTTCTCTAGGATTTGCTGCCATTGAGGATTCCAGACTTCATCTGTGGTCGATAAGGGTGAGTTCAGAGGGAACTGCGGAATGGGTACGATGCAGGGTTATTGTTCTGGAGAAAATGATACCCATGGCGTATGCATCTGTGGAGGAAAAGATGATCATGGCGTACGCATCTGTGAGTGGCTTCGCGGAGGGTGTGGGCGTCATCTTCATCAGCACGTGTGTCGGGTTGTTCATGATGGAGCTAAAGTCAGAGCGAGTGAGGAAGGTTGACACGTCTGTGTTGTTATTACCGCACTTCCTATCCTACATGAGCTTCTACACTCCTG ATCGTTTGTTAGGAGAACCCGCTGATCTCTGA
- the LOC136550843 gene encoding probable glutathione S-transferase GSTF1, which translates to MAPVKVFGPLLSPNVTRVILSLEEVGVEYEIVNVDFNTGEHKSPQHLQRNPFGQLPAFQDGELMLFESRAISRHVLRKYKTSEVNLLREGNTSEAALVDVWLDVEAHQYDPAIAPIIYQLIVVPMSGGTPDQKLIDESLEKMKKVLDVYEAQLSKHKYLAGDFVSLADLSHLPYTVHFMATPFASVLDSYPSVKAWVHDLLSRPAVQRVISQFPKY; encoded by the exons ATGGCGCCGGTGAAGGTATTCGGGCCACTGTTGTCCCCGAACGTGACGCGTGTAATCCTGAGCTTGGAGGAGGTCGGCGTGGAGTACGAGATTGTCAACGTGGACTTCAACACCGGCGAGCACAAGAGCCCCCAACACCTCCAACGTAAC CCCTTTGGACAGCTTCCAGCCTTCCAGGATGGCGAACTGATGCTCTTTG AATCCCGGGCGATTTCGAGGCATGTGCTTCGCAAGTACAAGACTTCGGAGGTGAACCTGCTGAGGGAGGGCAACACATCAGAGGCAGCGCTCGTCGACGTCTGGCTAGACGTTGAAGCACACCAGTACGACCCTGCCATCGCCCCCATCATCTACCAGCTGATTGTCGTGCCGATGAGCGGAGGAACTCCCGACCAGAAGCTCATCGACGAGTCCCTGGAGAAGATGAAGAAGGTGCTGGACGTGTACGAGGCGCAGCTGTCAAAGCACAAGTACCTGGCAGGGGACTTCGTCAGCCTGGCGGACCTCAGCCATCTCCCGTACACGGTGCACTTTATGGCCACGCCATTTGCATCGGTGTTGGATTCCTACCCGAGCGTCAAGGCATGGGTTCACGACTTGTTGTCCAGGCCAGCAGTCCAGAGGGTCATCTCCCAGTTCCCCAAATACTAA